One genomic window of Candidatus Thermoplasmatota archaeon includes the following:
- a CDS encoding AbrB/MazE/SpoVT family DNA-binding domain-containing protein, protein MAIKRKVRMAGESLAVTIPSQIAQLHDIKEGDYLEFAPIGYGEFKIKKV, encoded by the coding sequence ATGGCAATTAAAAGAAAGGTTAGAATGGCTGGAGAAAGCCTTGCTGTAACGATTCCCTCTCAAATTGCTCAACTCCATGATATAAAGGAAGGAGATTATTTAGAATTTGCTCCCATTGGATATGGCGAGTTTAAAATCAAAAAGGTATAA
- a CDS encoding ribonuclease HI family protein, whose product MPPKKEKKGIKLSIKVDGAASDPSSGKLGVGVVVKLDDKVINEISEKAGFGTNSEAEYKAIIRGLDEAIKLHEKGINYDYVVINSDSQFAIMQLKGVYKVKAQHLMKYYGKARELTNKLQKKMGKKVYFNDIKRIYNQRADELANIAIIGKKEYEKKRKREELLKLASKGIEVIPLSIFRRKGWEKLYPFFSLLMVQQQL is encoded by the coding sequence ATGCCACCGAAGAAAGAAAAGAAAGGAATAAAACTATCCATAAAAGTGGATGGAGCGGCAAGCGACCCAAGCTCTGGGAAACTGGGCGTAGGGGTTGTGGTAAAATTAGATGATAAAGTTATTAACGAAATATCTGAGAAAGCAGGATTTGGAACAAATAGCGAAGCAGAATACAAAGCGATAATACGAGGGTTGGATGAAGCGATAAAATTACACGAGAAAGGAATAAATTACGACTATGTAGTAATCAACAGCGATAGTCAGTTTGCAATAATGCAATTAAAGGGAGTCTATAAGGTGAAGGCACAGCACCTAATGAAATATTATGGGAAAGCGAGAGAGCTGACGAATAAATTGCAAAAGAAAATGGGAAAGAAAGTCTATTTTAACGATATAAAAAGAATTTACAATCAGCGAGCAGATGAACTTGCTAACATTGCGATTATTGGAAAAAAAGAGTATGAAAAGAAAAGAAAAAGGGAAGAACTTCTAAAGCTTGCAAGTAAAGGAATTGAAGTTATCCCGCTTTCAATTTTTAGAAGGAAGGGATGGGAAAAATTGTATCCATTTTTTTCTTTACTCATGGTTCAACAACAGCTCTAA
- a CDS encoding MarR family winged helix-turn-helix transcriptional regulator, translated as MFEKIEYDIGWMNGCDKILLFITRKCPEGITAMEISYLFQMKYSNIHNKLKRLITNGYLKKIEGKESDGNNKVKILYVATKKAKKRVNYLMAKHFDNWIPIPL; from the coding sequence ATGTTTGAAAAAATTGAGTATGATATTGGCTGGATGAACGGATGTGATAAAATTCTGTTGTTCATCACTAGAAAATGCCCAGAAGGAATCACGGCAATGGAAATTTCTTATTTGTTTCAAATGAAGTATAGCAATATCCATAACAAACTGAAACGATTAATTACCAATGGCTATCTGAAAAAAATAGAAGGAAAAGAATCCGACGGCAACAATAAAGTAAAAATCCTATATGTTGCGACAAAAAAGGCAAAAAAAAGAGTGAATTATTTGATGGCAAAACATTTTGATAATTGGATACCCATCCCACTGTGA